In Tsuneonella amylolytica, one genomic interval encodes:
- a CDS encoding LON peptidase substrate-binding domain-containing protein, with product MATRLSIFPLPGAILFPGLHLPLHIFEPRYRALVGDALARDRRIAMIQPQSGADAAPLFEVGCVGKIDEVEAMDDGRYNIVLTGEARFRLRRELDVATPFRQVEGDLIDDDPDAVLSSIERAGFEQEARNFADLQGYSVDWESVSRLDDRTLIDGVSQIAPFDLAAKQALLEADTLQERCELLVQLMQFFGMSDPDEGRVTLQ from the coding sequence ATGGCGACCCGCCTGTCGATCTTTCCGCTACCCGGCGCGATCCTGTTTCCGGGGCTGCACTTGCCGCTCCATATCTTCGAGCCGCGGTACCGCGCGCTGGTGGGGGATGCGCTGGCCCGCGACCGGCGGATCGCAATGATCCAGCCGCAGAGCGGGGCCGACGCCGCCCCGCTCTTCGAGGTCGGCTGCGTCGGCAAGATCGACGAGGTCGAGGCGATGGACGACGGGCGCTACAACATCGTGCTGACGGGCGAGGCCCGGTTCCGCCTTCGCCGCGAGCTCGATGTCGCGACGCCGTTCCGGCAAGTCGAAGGCGACCTGATCGACGACGATCCCGACGCCGTACTCTCCAGCATCGAACGTGCGGGCTTCGAACAGGAAGCGCGCAATTTCGCCGACCTGCAGGGTTACAGCGTCGACTGGGAATCGGTCTCGCGGCTCGACGATCGGACGCTGATCGACGGGGTCAGCCAGATCGCCCCGTTCGACCTTGCCGCCAAGCAGGCGCTGCTGGAGGCCGATACCCTGCAGGAGCGGTGCGAGCTCCTCGTCCAGCTAATGCAGTTCTTCGGCATGAGCGATCCCGACGAAGGCCGCGTCACGCTGCAGTAG
- a CDS encoding tetratricopeptide repeat protein: MGLNLEEQKAVDAFRTNIVEPSMTKLVVLDFWAEWCGPCKALTPVLEKVCGEYADRGVVLAKVNVDEEQFIAAQFQVRSIPTVYAMFQGQPVADLTSARTESQLKQMLDQLLAQLPVEGGDAEAGVGGGEPDVAQFVEMGEGILADGDAERAAGIFSQVVEMAPDHPGANAGLIRALVASGRTEDARAQAAAIASGLGEDPAVRTALTALELAGDRVDDNELQALRAAAAERPTDMDAQMAYAEAAFAGGDREAAGETLLGMIRTDREWNEGAARARLVKMFEAVGLEDPWAVATRRKLSTVLFG; encoded by the coding sequence ATGGGGCTGAACCTCGAAGAACAGAAGGCGGTCGACGCGTTCCGGACGAACATCGTCGAACCGTCGATGACGAAACTCGTCGTGCTCGATTTCTGGGCCGAATGGTGCGGCCCGTGCAAGGCGCTGACGCCGGTGCTGGAAAAGGTGTGCGGCGAATATGCCGACCGGGGCGTGGTGCTTGCGAAGGTCAACGTCGACGAGGAACAGTTCATCGCCGCGCAGTTCCAGGTCCGCTCGATCCCGACCGTCTATGCGATGTTCCAGGGCCAGCCGGTCGCCGACCTGACCAGTGCGCGCACCGAATCGCAGTTGAAGCAGATGCTCGACCAGTTGCTCGCCCAGCTACCCGTCGAAGGCGGCGATGCGGAGGCGGGAGTCGGCGGCGGCGAACCCGACGTGGCCCAGTTCGTCGAGATGGGCGAAGGCATCCTTGCCGATGGCGATGCCGAACGCGCGGCGGGCATTTTTTCCCAGGTCGTCGAGATGGCGCCGGACCACCCGGGCGCCAACGCCGGGCTGATCCGCGCACTGGTGGCATCGGGCCGCACCGAAGATGCCCGCGCCCAGGCCGCTGCGATTGCGTCGGGACTCGGCGAAGATCCGGCGGTGCGGACCGCGCTGACCGCGCTCGAGCTGGCCGGCGACAGGGTCGACGACAATGAATTGCAGGCACTGCGCGCCGCCGCGGCCGAGCGGCCGACCGACATGGACGCGCAGATGGCCTACGCCGAAGCCGCCTTCGCCGGCGGCGACCGCGAAGCGGCGGGCGAAACCCTGCTCGGCATGATCCGCACCGATCGCGAATGGAACGAGGGCGCGGCCCGCGCGCGGTTGGTGAAGATGTTCGAAGCGGTCGGCCTCGAAGATCCGTGGGCCGTCGCCACCCGGCGCAAGCTGTCCACCGTATTGTTCGGCTGA
- a CDS encoding TonB-dependent receptor: MHNRRAGEDGIVVTAPGLERLDVLAGTSVVEGDELQRNMSGQLGDVLESVPGVTSSSFAPGAARPVLRGFSGERVRVLFDGIGAIDASNTSDDHAVSIDPLTAERIEVLRGPAVLLYGSQAIGGAVNVIDKRIPRREPLDKIHIDGLASYDTVNEQYSLGGSLDAALGGGFVFHADGSYRDANDLRIPGYVVSDGLRANLLADADEEEGEGEIEEAAELRGIANQRDILPNSFARAWSANAGLAFFRGDSNMGVSVGWYDTTYGVPERPGAGHHHHEGEEGHDGEEHEGEEEEGGVSIGLKQFRADFRGEYVFGGSFIDRMLTRVGYSDYTHTEFEGSEVGTVFDITGIEARTEFVQAPRGALRGSFGAQYYFRDFAAVGEEAFVAPNETEQFGLFALQEFGDGPFEIEGAIRYEKTNVESAPLNVRRDFDAFSGALGASFQTAGGLRFGVNGSRVSRAPAGEELFANGPHIATQAFEVGDPNLKMERAWGVEGYMRGTVGPAQVSIAVFKNWFDDFIYLEETGEEEDDLPVFAYLQDDATYFGVEGEVTAPLFSIGTGSRVVGEARGEYVRAKLDDGTPLPRIPPLGLSGALQLETTAFDVRGEVEWFAKQNRIAPFETPTDDFAFVNASIAWRPFDGQRNITLMAGVDNIFDTEGRRHTAFTKDFVPLPGRNFKISLRTSL; this comes from the coding sequence GTGCACAACCGCAGGGCTGGCGAGGACGGCATCGTGGTGACCGCCCCCGGTCTCGAGCGCCTCGACGTGCTCGCCGGTACGAGCGTTGTCGAAGGAGACGAGCTTCAGCGGAATATGAGCGGGCAACTCGGCGACGTGCTCGAAAGCGTTCCCGGCGTCACGTCGTCCAGCTTCGCACCCGGCGCGGCACGTCCGGTTCTGCGCGGGTTCAGCGGTGAGCGCGTGCGGGTCCTGTTCGATGGCATCGGAGCGATCGACGCATCCAACACGTCCGACGATCACGCGGTCAGCATCGATCCGCTAACGGCCGAACGGATCGAGGTGCTGCGCGGCCCGGCAGTGCTGCTGTACGGCAGCCAAGCCATCGGCGGCGCGGTGAACGTTATCGACAAGCGCATCCCGCGTCGCGAGCCGCTTGACAAGATTCACATCGATGGTCTGGCCAGCTACGATACGGTGAACGAGCAATACAGCCTTGGCGGTTCGCTCGATGCGGCGCTAGGCGGGGGCTTCGTTTTCCACGCCGACGGCTCTTACCGGGACGCCAACGATCTCAGGATCCCTGGATACGTTGTCTCCGATGGATTGCGCGCCAACTTGCTGGCGGATGCCGACGAAGAGGAAGGCGAGGGCGAAATCGAGGAAGCCGCCGAATTGCGCGGTATCGCCAACCAGCGGGATATATTGCCCAACAGCTTTGCCCGGGCCTGGTCGGCCAACGCGGGTCTCGCGTTCTTCCGCGGCGACAGCAACATGGGGGTTTCGGTCGGCTGGTACGACACGACCTACGGTGTGCCAGAGCGTCCGGGTGCCGGCCACCATCATCACGAAGGCGAGGAAGGCCACGACGGCGAAGAGCATGAGGGCGAGGAGGAAGAAGGCGGGGTCTCGATCGGCCTCAAGCAATTCCGCGCCGATTTCCGCGGTGAATACGTTTTCGGTGGAAGCTTCATCGACCGCATGCTGACCCGTGTCGGGTACAGCGACTACACCCACACCGAATTCGAAGGCAGCGAAGTCGGTACGGTGTTCGATATCACCGGGATCGAGGCGCGCACCGAATTCGTCCAGGCCCCCCGCGGGGCGCTGCGCGGTTCTTTTGGGGCTCAGTACTATTTCCGAGACTTCGCCGCGGTGGGCGAGGAAGCATTTGTGGCGCCGAACGAAACCGAGCAATTCGGCTTGTTCGCCCTGCAGGAATTCGGCGACGGACCGTTCGAGATCGAAGGGGCGATCCGATACGAGAAGACCAACGTCGAATCTGCCCCGCTCAACGTGCGGCGCGACTTCGACGCGTTCTCGGGGGCGCTCGGCGCGTCCTTCCAGACTGCGGGCGGGTTGCGTTTCGGTGTCAACGGTTCACGCGTATCGCGCGCACCGGCCGGCGAGGAACTGTTCGCCAATGGACCGCACATCGCGACCCAGGCGTTCGAGGTGGGCGATCCGAACCTCAAGATGGAACGGGCGTGGGGCGTGGAAGGCTACATGCGTGGCACGGTCGGCCCGGCGCAGGTCAGCATCGCCGTGTTCAAGAACTGGTTCGACGACTTCATTTATCTCGAAGAGACGGGCGAGGAAGAGGACGACCTGCCCGTCTTCGCCTATCTCCAGGACGACGCAACTTACTTCGGCGTCGAAGGGGAGGTTACCGCGCCGCTCTTCAGCATCGGAACCGGTTCCCGGGTCGTGGGAGAAGCGCGCGGGGAGTACGTCCGCGCCAAGTTGGACGACGGCACCCCCCTGCCGCGCATCCCGCCCCTCGGCCTGTCGGGAGCGCTGCAGCTCGAAACGACGGCTTTCGACGTGCGCGGCGAGGTCGAATGGTTCGCCAAACAGAACCGGATCGCTCCCTTCGAAACGCCGACCGACGATTTTGCGTTCGTCAACGCTTCGATCGCTTGGCGGCCGTTCGACGGACAGCGCAATATTACCCTGATGGCGGGGGTCGACAACATCTTCGACACCGAAGGCCGGCGCCATACGGCTTTCACGAAGGATTTCGTTCCCCTGCCGGGAAGGAACTTCAAGATTTCGCTGCGTACCAGTCTCTAA
- a CDS encoding DoxX family protein produces MSTIAAIIGRILIAALFVLAGIPKIIDPSGAAQMLQSANLPGNLAQPVGIFEVVAGLLLALGFMSRLVSILLFGFTLLTVFFFHNQFGDPLQAAMALKNVAIAGGLLMVFAYGHMVWGYDRMRAARRGEREAADANARAHDAELRAARAEGRAEAVEGAPVARRRVLDRDGDGHVG; encoded by the coding sequence ATGTCCACCATCGCCGCCATCATCGGCCGCATCCTGATCGCCGCGCTGTTCGTGCTCGCCGGCATTCCGAAGATCATCGATCCCTCCGGTGCTGCGCAGATGCTGCAGTCGGCGAACCTGCCCGGCAACCTGGCGCAGCCGGTGGGCATCTTCGAGGTGGTCGCCGGGCTGTTGCTGGCGCTCGGTTTCATGAGCCGGCTGGTATCGATTCTGCTGTTCGGCTTCACGCTGCTGACGGTATTCTTCTTCCACAACCAGTTCGGCGATCCTCTGCAGGCCGCGATGGCGCTCAAGAACGTGGCGATCGCGGGCGGCCTGCTGATGGTCTTCGCCTACGGCCATATGGTGTGGGGCTACGACCGCATGCGCGCCGCCCGGCGCGGCGAGCGCGAGGCAGCCGATGCCAACGCGCGCGCCCACGACGCCGAACTGCGCGCCGCCCGTGCCGAAGGACGTGCCGAAGCGGTTGAAGGGGCGCCGGTCGCCCGCCGCCGCGTTCTCGACCGCGACGGCGACGGGCACGTTGGCTGA
- a CDS encoding saccharopine dehydrogenase family protein, with protein sequence MAEGRTEREFDIVVYGATGYTGRLVAEHFVREYGGKPDAPKWAMAGRSKDKLEAVRDEISAPANTPLVIADANDPGSLDAMCHRTRVVLTTVGPYQLYGSELVAACARSGTDYADLCGEPAWMREMIDAHHEQARASGARISFSSGFDSIPFDLGVLMLQKEAQARYGKPAPRVRGRVRAMQGTFSGGTAASLTATMKAAAKNPSIIKTLSSPFGLTPGFEGPDQPAGMIPHYEDDLGKWAAPFIMATINVKNVHRTNFLRGFPYGEDFRYDEMMLTSPGEAGKAAANAVTEMLKNPFGAKPPKPGEGPTPEQRENGYYDVVFVGEMESGERLHYGVKGRYDPGYGSTSRMLAETGMALLASDAEGGIGTPGSILGEALVERLRDHAEIAFALEE encoded by the coding sequence ATGGCCGAAGGGCGGACCGAAAGGGAATTCGACATCGTCGTTTACGGCGCGACCGGGTACACCGGGCGGCTGGTGGCCGAACATTTCGTGCGGGAATACGGCGGCAAGCCGGATGCGCCCAAGTGGGCGATGGCCGGGCGCAGCAAGGACAAGCTGGAAGCGGTCCGCGACGAGATCAGTGCCCCCGCCAACACGCCGCTGGTGATCGCCGACGCGAACGACCCCGGCAGCCTCGATGCCATGTGCCACCGGACGCGCGTGGTGCTGACCACGGTCGGCCCGTACCAGCTCTACGGCAGCGAACTCGTTGCCGCCTGTGCGCGCAGCGGCACCGACTACGCCGACCTGTGCGGCGAACCGGCGTGGATGCGCGAGATGATCGACGCCCATCACGAACAGGCCAGGGCGAGCGGCGCGAGGATCAGCTTCTCGAGCGGTTTCGATTCCATCCCCTTCGACCTCGGCGTGCTGATGCTGCAGAAGGAGGCGCAGGCGCGCTACGGCAAACCCGCCCCGCGGGTGCGCGGCCGGGTGCGGGCCATGCAGGGCACGTTCTCCGGCGGGACCGCGGCCAGCCTCACCGCGACGATGAAGGCGGCGGCGAAGAACCCCTCGATCATCAAGACCCTGTCGAGCCCCTTCGGGCTGACCCCCGGCTTCGAGGGACCGGACCAGCCGGCGGGCATGATCCCGCATTACGAGGACGACCTCGGCAAGTGGGCTGCGCCGTTCATCATGGCGACGATCAACGTGAAGAACGTGCACCGGACCAACTTCCTGCGCGGTTTCCCGTATGGCGAGGACTTCCGTTACGACGAGATGATGCTGACCAGCCCGGGCGAGGCGGGCAAGGCCGCGGCCAACGCGGTGACCGAAATGCTCAAGAACCCGTTCGGCGCGAAGCCGCCCAAGCCGGGCGAGGGCCCGACCCCCGAGCAGCGCGAGAACGGATACTACGACGTGGTGTTCGTGGGCGAGATGGAGAGCGGGGAGCGCCTGCACTACGGCGTGAAGGGTCGCTACGATCCGGGATACGGTTCGACCAGCCGCATGCTGGCCGAAACCGGCATGGCGCTGCTCGCCAGCGATGCCGAAGGCGGGATCGGAACGCCGGGTTCGATCCTGGGCGAAGCGCTGGTCGAGCGGCTGCGCGACCACGCCGAGATCGCGTTCGCGCTCGAGGAATAG
- the dcd gene encoding dCTP deaminase has product MAILSDRWIREAARTRGMIEPFVEAQRRDGVISYGLSSYGYDARVADEFKIFTNVDSAVVDPKNFAANSFVDRKTDVCVIPPNSFALARTVEYFRVPEDVLVICLGKSTYARCGIIVNVTPLEPGWEGHVTLEFSNTTPLPAKIYANEGACQFLFLQGNERCETSYKDRAGKYMGQRGVTLPRL; this is encoded by the coding sequence ATGGCGATTCTCTCCGACAGGTGGATCCGCGAGGCGGCACGCACGCGCGGGATGATCGAACCCTTCGTCGAGGCCCAGCGCCGCGACGGCGTGATCAGCTACGGCCTCTCGAGCTACGGCTACGACGCGCGTGTGGCCGACGAGTTCAAGATCTTCACCAACGTCGACAGCGCGGTTGTCGACCCCAAGAATTTCGCCGCCAACAGCTTCGTCGATCGCAAGACCGATGTCTGCGTGATCCCGCCCAACTCGTTCGCGCTGGCCCGCACGGTCGAGTATTTCCGCGTGCCCGAGGACGTGCTGGTCATATGTCTCGGCAAGAGCACTTATGCGCGCTGCGGGATCATCGTGAATGTCACCCCGCTCGAACCGGGCTGGGAAGGGCACGTGACGCTGGAATTCTCCAACACCACCCCGCTCCCGGCGAAGATTTACGCCAACGAAGGCGCGTGCCAGTTCCTGTTCCTTCAGGGCAACGAACGCTGCGAAACGAGCTACAAGGACCGCGCTGGCAAATACATGGGCCAGCGCGGGGTAACCCTGCCCAGGCTGTAG
- a CDS encoding TonB-dependent receptor, giving the protein MTRLPVSAAASGFALAVSLGIAGLAAPAAAQDLPNEAEATADTDEGAIVVTARRREENLVDVPIAVTAYSGESLAQSGAIDITDIGQTTPNTTLEASRGTNSTLSAFIRGVGQQDPVSGFEQGVGIYLDDVYLNRPQAAVLDIYDVERIEVLRGPQGTLYGRNTIGGAVKYVTKNLPQDPSLMVKATYGSYNQIDGVISASSGGEIVRLGGALARLTRDGFGTNLTTGRDNYDKDLWAARGTFELGGYGAPVLVRVSGDYARDKSSPRGGHRLIPGIASGAAVLGDVFDTRGGLDDPKQDIEAYGVAMNVRVDLSDALTFRSISAWRKDTTDTPIDFDALPAVDLDVPGIYNNEQISQELQLLYDNGPLSALVGFYYLDAKADTLFDVRLFTTLNGFTAFTEADVDTETYAVFGDATLDITDRLSVSLGGRYTWDTRTADILRQNYLGGGSPVFGGAGVAFGAPSTNFSGSRKFKAFTPRASVSFKPAPDHNLYASYSQGFKGGGFDPRGVGVNAPDLDGNGIRSDAEVASFLSFRPEQVDSYEVGYKGSLMDGALYVALAGFYADYTDVQIPGSVACNVGGIATFCGVVSNAGKATFKGVEFETTARLGRDLMAAGDRLTLAGSLGYIDAQYDRYITNIGGVPTDVANFREVQNTPQWTASGTLGYTTPVGDGDIAFTTTASYRSKTFQFEVPNPYIDQPGYVLLDANLVYNAPGDRWSIGLHGRNLTDKEYKTSGYTFVVADATTGAIPLGANGYPIPSLGKEGTLTAFYGNPRQVFVTGTVRF; this is encoded by the coding sequence ATGACCCGCCTGCCCGTTTCCGCAGCCGCCAGCGGCTTCGCACTCGCCGTGTCGCTTGGCATCGCCGGCTTGGCCGCGCCCGCTGCCGCGCAGGACCTGCCCAACGAAGCGGAAGCGACTGCCGATACCGACGAAGGCGCGATCGTGGTCACCGCGCGTCGCCGCGAGGAAAACCTCGTCGACGTGCCGATCGCGGTGACCGCCTATTCCGGAGAATCGCTGGCCCAGTCGGGCGCGATCGACATCACCGACATCGGCCAGACCACCCCCAACACCACGCTGGAGGCGAGCCGCGGCACCAACTCGACGCTCAGCGCCTTCATCCGCGGTGTCGGCCAGCAGGACCCCGTGTCGGGCTTCGAACAGGGCGTCGGCATCTACCTCGACGACGTCTACCTCAACCGACCACAGGCTGCGGTGCTCGACATCTACGACGTCGAGCGGATAGAGGTGCTGCGCGGGCCGCAGGGCACGCTCTACGGCCGCAACACCATCGGCGGCGCGGTGAAGTACGTGACGAAGAACCTGCCGCAGGACCCGTCGCTGATGGTGAAGGCGACCTACGGCAGCTATAACCAGATCGACGGGGTGATCAGCGCGTCATCGGGCGGCGAGATCGTGCGACTGGGCGGGGCGCTTGCCCGGCTGACACGCGACGGGTTCGGGACCAACCTCACGACCGGGCGCGACAACTACGACAAGGACCTGTGGGCCGCGCGCGGCACCTTCGAGCTCGGCGGCTACGGCGCGCCGGTGCTCGTCCGCGTGTCGGGCGACTACGCCCGTGACAAGAGCAGCCCGCGCGGCGGCCACCGCCTGATCCCCGGCATCGCCTCGGGCGCGGCCGTTCTCGGCGACGTCTTCGACACGCGCGGCGGGCTCGACGATCCGAAGCAGGACATCGAGGCATACGGGGTCGCGATGAACGTCCGCGTCGACCTGTCGGATGCGCTCACGTTCCGCTCGATCAGCGCATGGCGCAAGGACACGACCGACACGCCGATCGATTTCGACGCGCTGCCGGCGGTCGATCTCGACGTGCCGGGCATCTACAACAACGAACAGATCAGCCAGGAACTGCAGCTTCTGTACGATAACGGCCCGCTGTCGGCCTTGGTCGGTTTCTACTATCTCGATGCGAAGGCCGACACGCTGTTCGACGTGCGTCTGTTCACCACGCTCAACGGCTTCACCGCCTTCACCGAGGCCGATGTCGACACCGAAACCTATGCCGTCTTCGGCGATGCGACGCTCGACATCACCGACCGGCTCAGCGTCTCTCTCGGCGGACGATACACCTGGGACACCCGCACGGCCGACATCTTGCGGCAGAACTACCTCGGCGGCGGCTCGCCGGTTTTCGGCGGCGCAGGGGTCGCATTCGGCGCGCCCAGCACCAATTTCAGCGGCAGCCGAAAGTTCAAGGCGTTCACGCCTCGCGCGTCGGTCAGCTTCAAGCCGGCGCCCGATCACAACCTCTACGCAAGCTATTCGCAGGGCTTCAAGGGCGGCGGCTTCGATCCGCGCGGTGTTGGCGTCAATGCGCCCGATCTCGACGGTAACGGCATCCGCTCCGACGCCGAGGTGGCGAGCTTCCTGAGCTTCCGCCCGGAACAGGTCGACAGCTACGAAGTGGGCTACAAGGGCAGCCTGATGGACGGCGCGCTCTATGTTGCGCTCGCCGGCTTCTATGCCGATTACACCGACGTGCAGATCCCCGGATCGGTGGCCTGCAACGTCGGCGGCATCGCGACCTTCTGCGGGGTTGTGTCCAACGCCGGCAAGGCGACCTTCAAGGGCGTGGAGTTCGAGACCACCGCCCGCCTCGGCCGCGACCTGATGGCGGCCGGCGACCGGCTGACGCTGGCCGGTTCGCTCGGCTACATCGACGCGCAGTACGACCGCTACATCACCAACATCGGCGGTGTGCCGACCGATGTCGCGAACTTCCGCGAAGTGCAGAACACCCCCCAGTGGACCGCGAGCGGAACGCTCGGCTACACTACGCCGGTCGGCGATGGCGACATCGCCTTCACCACAACGGCGTCCTACCGGTCGAAGACCTTCCAGTTCGAGGTGCCGAACCCGTACATCGACCAGCCGGGCTACGTCTTGCTCGACGCCAACCTCGTCTACAACGCACCTGGCGATCGCTGGAGCATCGGGCTTCACGGCCGCAACCTGACGGACAAGGAATACAAGACCAGCGGATACACCTTCGTCGTCGCCGATGCGACGACCGGCGCCATCCCGCTCGGGGCGAACGGCTATCCGATCCCCTCGCTCGGCAAGGAAGGGACCCTGACGGCGTTCTACGGCAATCCGCGCCAGGTCTTCGTGACGGGCACCGTCCGCTTCTGA
- a CDS encoding TetR/AcrR family transcriptional regulator codes for MATDPTPPASAASPGKEPRTARGKATMRKLLDAAAQEFGELGFHAASISGITRRAGTALGSFYTYFDSKEAIFSALVRDMSRAVAESAAAAMTPTATGIEREREALAAFLAFARAHKEIYRIVDEAEFADPASYRAHYGGTAERITARLDQAVASGDLAPGDNEVRAWAIMGANVFLGMRFGVWDDSRPIDEITGAVSDLLLRGLARQ; via the coding sequence ATGGCCACCGACCCCACCCCGCCGGCAAGCGCAGCAAGTCCCGGCAAGGAACCGCGCACGGCGCGGGGCAAGGCCACCATGCGCAAGCTCCTCGACGCGGCGGCGCAGGAGTTCGGCGAGCTGGGTTTTCACGCCGCGTCGATCAGCGGCATCACGCGGCGCGCCGGTACCGCGCTCGGCAGTTTCTACACCTACTTCGACAGCAAGGAGGCGATCTTCTCCGCGTTGGTCCGCGACATGAGCCGCGCGGTCGCAGAGTCCGCCGCCGCGGCGATGACGCCGACCGCCACCGGCATCGAGCGCGAGCGCGAGGCGCTGGCCGCCTTCCTCGCCTTCGCCCGCGCGCACAAGGAAATCTACCGCATCGTCGACGAGGCGGAGTTCGCCGATCCCGCCAGCTACCGTGCGCACTACGGCGGCACGGCCGAACGGATCACCGCGCGGCTCGATCAGGCAGTGGCGTCGGGCGACCTCGCGCCCGGCGACAACGAGGTCCGCGCGTGGGCGATCATGGGCGCCAACGTCTTCCTGGGCATGCGCTTTGGCGTGTGGGACGACAGCCGCCCGATCGACGAGATTACCGGCGCGGTGTCCGATCTCCTCTTGCGGGGGCTAGCTCGCCAGTAG